Proteins encoded in a region of the Populus nigra chromosome 3, ddPopNigr1.1, whole genome shotgun sequence genome:
- the LOC133689666 gene encoding zinc finger CCCH domain-containing protein 30-like produces MNHLTVETEYTFASLLELAANNDVEGFKRSIERDPSCVDQIGLWYGRQKGSKQMANEYRTPLMVAATYGSIGVIKVILSLSDADVNRSCGADKSTALHCAASGGAVNAVDVVKLLLAAGADANVVDANGHRPIDAIVVPPKFQEARLTLEELLSAEGYVIEHNLRVSMSNANSNSPPLSPSLEDMSLLSGSDSPMKSKLNEAPVPFVSEKKEYPVDPSLPDIKNSIYSTDEFRMYSFKVRPCSRAYSHDWTECPFVHPGENARRRDPRKFHYSCVPCPDFRKGACRRGDMCEYAHGVFECWLHPAQYRTRLCKDGTNCARRVCFFAHTVEELRPLYVSTGSAVPSPRSSTPGATAMDFAAAMSLLPGSPSASVMSPQPFSPPMSPSANGLSHSSMAWLQPNVPALHLPGSNLQSSRLRSSLNARDIQADYNLLPDFDVQQQQLLSELSSLSQPSLSNNSLNRSGRLKTLAPSNLDVLFSAESSSPQYADQALASAVFSPSHKSAVLNQFQQQQSMLSPINTNFSPKNVDHPLLQVSFASGRMSPRNVEPISPMSSRVSMLAQREKQQQHLHSLGSQELVSNNAAIVGSPVNSWSKWGSSNGKPDWTVSADEFGKLRRSNSFELGNGDEPDVSWVQSLVKESPTEMKEKSTVHVSESITASASSSESSNINSHIEPVDLDHAVGSWVEQLHIDHLVVQQN; encoded by the coding sequence ATGAATCACTTAACTGTTGAAACTGAATATACATTTGCAAGCTTGCTTGAGCTTGCTGCTAACAATGATGTTGAGGGCTTTAAGCGATCTATTGAGCGCGATCCTTCTTGTGTTGATCAGATTGGACTATGGTATGGCCGACAAAAGGGCTCTAAGCAGATGGCTAATGAATACAGGACCCCGTTGATGGTAGCTGCTACATATGGTAGCATTGGTGTTATAAAGgtgattctctctctctctgatgcTGATGTTAATCGCTCTTGCGGTGCTGACAAGAGCACTGCCCTTCACTGTGCAGCCTCTGGTGGGGCTGTGAATGCTGTTGATGTCGTGAAACTGCTTTTAGCAGCAGGTGCTGATGCTAATGTGGTAGACGCCAATGGTCATCGTCCAATTGATGCTATTGTTGTTCCGCCAAAGTTCCAAGAAGCGAGGTTGACTCTTGAAGAACTCCTTTCTGCTGAAGGATATGTTATTGAGCACAATCTAAGGGTTTCCATGTCCAATGCAAATTCAAATTCTCCACCTCTTTCACCTTCTCTGGAAGACATGTCTCTTCTGTCAGGTTCAGATTCCCCAATGAAGTCAAAGCTGAATGAAGCACCTGTTCCCTTTGTATCAGAGAAGAAAGAATATCCTGTTGATCCATCTCTCCCAGATATCAAGAACAGCATCTATTCTACTGATGAATTCCGAATGTATTCTTTCAAGGTAAGGCCTTGTTCTCGTGCCTATTCCCATGATTGGACGGAGTGCCCATTTGTTCACCCTGGCGAAAATGCTCGAAGAAGGGATCCTAGAAAGTTTCATTATAGCTGCGTTCCATGTCCTGATTTCCGAAAAGGGGCTTGTAGACGTGGAGATATGTGTGAATATGCTCATGGTGTTTTTGAGTGCTGGCTTCACCCTGCTCAATATAGAACCCGACTGTGCAAAGACGGTACAAATTGTGCTAGGAGAGTTTGCTTTTTTGCTCACACCGTTGAGGAACTCCGCCCATTATATGTTTCCACGGGTTCTGCTGTTCCCTCTCCTCGCTCTAGTACACCAGGTGCTACTGCCATGGATTTTGCTGCAGCCATGAGCCTCTTGCCAGGCTCTCCTTCAGCATCTGTCATGTCTCCTCAACCATTCTCTCCACCCATGTCTCCATCTGCCAATGGCTTGTCCCATTCTTCCATGGCTTGGCTCCAACCAAATGTCCCAGCTTTGCATCTTCCTGGAAGCAATCTCCAGTCCAGTCGCTTGAGATCTTCCCTTAATGCTAGAGACATTCAAGCAGACTACAATTTGCTTCCGGATTTTGATGTGCAGCAACAGCAGCTTCTTAGTGAATTATCCAGTCTCAGTCAACCATCTTTGAGCAACAACTCCTTGAATCGCTCTGGTCGATTGAAAACCTTAGCCCCTTCAAATCTTGACGTTCTATTTTCTGCCGAGAGCTCATCTCCTCAGTATGCTGATCAAGCATTGGCTTCAGCAGTTTTCTCCCCATCCCATAAATCTGCTGTTCTCAATCAGTTCCAGCAGCAGCAAAGCATGTTATCACCAATCAACACAAATTTCTCTCCTAAAAATGTCGATCACCCTCTATTGCAGGTGTCTTTTGCATCAGGCAGGATGTCACCTCGAAATGTGGAACCTATCTCGCCAATGAGCTCTCGAGTGTCTATGTTAGCTCAAAGAGAGAAGCAGCAACAGCATTTGCATAGCCTTGGGTCTCAGGAACTAGTCTCCAATAATGCTGCCATTGTTGGATCACCAGTTAACTCTTGGTCGAAATGGGGTTCCTCTAATGGGAAACCAGACTGGACTGTTAGTGCAGATGAATTTGGTAAGCTGCGTAGGTCAAATTCCTTTGAGCTTGGTAATGGAGATGAGCCTGATGTATCCTGGGTTCAATCTCTTGTTAAAGAATCTCCAACTGagatgaaagaaaagtcaacaGTGCATGTATCCGAAAGCATAACAGCGAGTGCTTCATCAAGTGAGAGTTCAAATATAAACTCCCATATCGAACCTGTTGACCTTGACCATGCAGTAGGGTCATGGGTTGAGCAATTGCACATTGATCATCTTGTGGTTCAGCAAAACTAA
- the LOC133689824 gene encoding zinc finger CCCH domain-containing protein 30-like produces the protein MCCRLERLKLAATPTLPTISSYENQPSNIVMNHLTVETEDTFASLLELAANNDVGGFKQSIERDLSCVDEIGLWYGRKKGSKQMVNEHRTPLMVAATYGSIDVIKVILSLSYVDVNRSCGVDKSTALHCAASGGAVNAVDVVKLLLAAGADCNLADANGHRPIDVIVVPPKLQDVRLVLKDLLAADGSHVEQNLRVSIATENSNSPPLSPSMENGSPLSGSDSPMKAKLNDAPLASEKKEYPVDPSLPDIKNSIYSTDEFRMYSFKVRPCSRAYSHDWTECPFVHPGENARRRDPRKFHYSCVPCPDFRKGACRRGDMCEYAHGVFECWLHPAQYRTRLCKDGTNCARRVCFFAHTVEELRPLYVSTGSAVPSPRSGTSGATAMDFAAAMNLLSGSPSAASIMSPSPFTPPMSPSANGISHSSMAWPQPNVPALHLPGSNLQSSRLRSSLNARDIPADYNLLPDFDGQQQQLLSELSSLTQPSLNNNSMNHSGRLKTLTPSNLDDLFSAESSSPRYADQALASAVFSPSHKSAVLNQFQQQQSMLSPINTNFSPKNVDHPLLQASFASGRMSPRNVEPISPMSSRVSMLAQREKQLQQLRSLSSRELGSNAAAIVGSPVNTWSKWGSSNGKPDWALSTDELGKLCRSNSFEFGNGDGPDLSWVQSLVKESPTEMKDELKMPVSGSIAASTSPSESSNMNSQIETIDLDTMVGSWVEPLQIDQLVAQQN, from the coding sequence ATGTGCTGTCGATTGGAGAGATTGAAGCTTGCAGCAACTCCTACACTACCCACAATTTCTTCTTACGAAAACCAACCCTCCAACATAGTCATGAATCACTTAACTGTGGAGACTGAAGATACCTTTGCTAGTTTGCTTGAGCTTGCTGCTAACAATGATGTTGGGGGCTTTAAGCAATCTATTGAACGCGACCTTTCTTGTGTCGATGAAATTGGACTCTGGTATGGCCGAAAAAAGGGCTCTAAGCAGATGGTTAATGAACACAGGACCCCATTGATGGTTGCCGCTACATATGGTAGCATTGATGTTATAAAGGTGATTCTTTCTCTATCCTATGTTGATGTCAATCGCTCTTGCGGTGTTGACAAGAGCACTGCCCTTCACTGTGCTGCCTCGGGTGGGGCTGTGAATGCTGTTGATGTTGTGAAACTGCTTTTAGCAGCTGGTGCTGATTGTAATTTGGCTGATGCCAATGGTCACCGTCCAATCGATGTTATTGTTGTTCCACCAAAGCTCCAAGATGTGAGATTGGTTCTAAAAGATCTCCTTGCTGCTGATGGTTCTCATGTTGAGCAAAATCTTAGGGTTTCCATAGCCACCGAGAATTCAAATTCTCCGCCTCTTTCACCTTCCATGGAAAATGGATCTCCACTGTCAGGTTCAGATTCCCCAATGAAGGCTAAGCTAAACGATGCACCTTTAGCATCAGAGAAGAAAGAATATCCTGTTGATCCATCTCTCCCAGATATCAAGAACAGCATCTATTCTACTGATGAATTCCGAATGTATTCTTTCAAGGTAAGGCCTTGTTCCCGTGCCTATTCCCATGATTGGACTGAGTGCCCATTTGTTCACCCTGGTGAAAATGCTCGAAGAAGGGATCCTAGAAAGTTTCATTATAGCTGCGTTCCATGTCCTGATTTCCGAAAAGGGGCTTGTAGACGTGGAGACATGTGTGAGTATGCTCATGGTGTTTTTGAGTGCTGGCTTCACCCTGCTCAATATAGAACCCGGCTGTGCAAAGACGGTACAAATTGTGCTAGGAGAGTTTGCTTTTTTGCTCACACCGTTGAGGAACTCCGCCCATTATATGTTTCCACGGGTTCTGCTGTTCCCTCTCCTCGCTCTGGTACTTCAGGTGCTACTGCCATGGATTTTGCTGCTGCTATGAACCTCTTGTCAGGCTCCCCTTCGGCTGCATCCATCATGTCTCCTTCACCATTCACTCCGCCTATGTCTCCTTCTGCCAATGGCATCTCACATTCTTCCATGGCTTGGCCTCAACCAAATGTCCCGGCCTTGCATCTCCCTGGAAGCAACCTGCAGTCCAGTCGCCTGAGATCTTCCCTTAATGCGAGAGACATCCCAGCAGACTACAATTTACTTCCAGATTTTGATGGGCAGCAACAACAACTTTTGAGTGAGTTATCCAGTCTCACTcaaccatccttgaacaataaCTCCATGAATCACTCTGGTCGATTGAAAACTTTAACCCCTTCAAATCTTGATGATCTATTTTCGGCTGAGAGCTCATCTCCTCGGTATGCTGATCAAGCATTGGCTTCAGCAGTTTTCTCTCCATCCCACAAATCTGCAGTTCTCAATCAGTTCCAGCAGCAGCAAAGCATGTTATCACCAATCAACACAAATTTTTCACCTAAGAATGTTGACCACCCTCTGTTGCAGGCTTCTTTTGCATCAGGCAGGATGTCACCCCGAAATGTGGAACCTATCTCGCCAATGAGCTCTCGGGTGTCCATGTTAGCTCAAAGAGAGAAGCAGCTACAGCAGTTGCGTAGCCTCAGCTCTAGGGAACTAGGCTCCAATGCTGCTGCCATTGTTGGCTCCCCAGTCAACACCTGGTCGAAATGGGGCTCGTCAAATGGGAAACCGGACTGGGCCCTTAGTACAGATGAGCTGGGTAAGCTGTGCAGATCAAATTCATTTGAGTTTGGTAATGGAGACGGGCCTGATCTATCATGGGTTCAATCACTTGTCAAGGAATCTCCAACTGAGATGAAAGATGAGTTAAAAATGCCTGTATCCGGCAGTATTGCAGCAAGCACTTCACCAAGCGAGAGTTCAAATATGAACTCCCAAATTGAAACCATTGACCTTGACACTATGGTAGGGTCATGGGTTGAGCCTTTGCAGATTGATCAGCTTGTGGCTCAACAAAACTAA